In Geopsychrobacter electrodiphilus DSM 16401, a single window of DNA contains:
- a CDS encoding DUF58 domain-containing protein: MTLFLGFAAVNTGNNLLYLLVSALLGFMAVSGWLGQQNLRNLLIKLTLPQEIFAGQPTLIGVCVQNRRHRLPAFLIRVHLGADFPLFPQISARGTEEQSLMLNWSRRGQQQLKYIWIDSCFPINFFVRSLRIEVNQELLVFPQPQRTQAPTVAGYHAQRHQLARSVSGDSGDLRGIHDYRGGEPLKAIHWKLSARHNSLKVKQHEGLGAEPIVIDIAQLAGATEEKLRRATGLMLEQFRHQRPVGLKLNGRFISPQSGNGQRRRLLTELALYHGR, encoded by the coding sequence ATGACGCTGTTTCTTGGCTTTGCGGCGGTCAACACCGGCAACAACCTGCTGTACCTGCTGGTCTCGGCCCTGCTCGGTTTCATGGCCGTCTCCGGCTGGCTGGGACAGCAGAATCTGCGCAACCTCCTGATCAAACTCACCTTGCCGCAGGAGATCTTTGCCGGTCAGCCAACCCTGATCGGGGTCTGTGTACAGAATCGTCGCCACCGCTTGCCAGCCTTCCTGATCCGCGTGCATCTCGGCGCGGACTTCCCGCTCTTTCCACAGATCTCCGCCAGGGGCACCGAAGAACAGAGTCTGATGCTGAACTGGTCCCGGCGCGGCCAGCAACAGCTAAAATATATCTGGATCGACTCCTGCTTTCCGATCAACTTTTTTGTGCGGTCGCTGCGCATCGAAGTTAACCAGGAGTTACTGGTTTTCCCTCAACCACAGCGGACTCAAGCCCCGACGGTAGCAGGGTATCACGCCCAACGCCACCAGCTGGCGCGTTCGGTCAGCGGCGATAGTGGCGACCTGCGGGGGATCCACGATTACCGTGGAGGAGAACCGCTGAAGGCGATCCACTGGAAGCTGTCAGCACGCCATAACAGTCTTAAGGTCAAGCAACATGAGGGCCTTGGTGCAGAGCCGATCGTGATCGACATTGCTCAGCTGGCTGGGGCCACTGAGGAGAAACTCCGGCGGGCGACGGGCCTGATGCTCGAGCAATTCCGCCACCAGCGCCCGGTCGGTCTCAAGCTCAATGGACGTTTCATCTCACCCCAAAGCGGCAATGGACAGCGCCGCCGCCTCCTAACCGAACTGGCTCTCTACCATGGCCGTTGA
- a CDS encoding AMP-dependent synthetase/ligase — protein MHRYSDINYGTLFEMFLHSRSQYAEQIAFVYRAAGSEFSVSYEKLYEDVVILTRAFVERGMKKGSRVMILSDNRYGWIVTDMALVALGAVSVPRGSDTPTSELEFILDHSACEFLVIETSALLKAHEEMLKRKKMRAIFLIEGEKTHRWFDNVYSYNDLLEDRRLTVDELEVFAARCLHLTQDDLFTLIYTSGTTGVPKGVRLTHRNIMYNVRNLPHLVGLRETDRFVSILPSWHIFERAVEYLALSQGCCTVYSTVKTFAADLESYRPTLVATVPRLWESLHARVNGTLEKENPRRAKIFRTLVAISTATNRQRRILRDQLPIFTQQPFFRRWLRKLRALSCLLLLVLPDKLAKSRLLAVQEKFGGRLRMAISGGGSLPPWLDEWIDAVGIRIVNAYGMTECAPAIAGRALNCETFSTLGLPVADTELRIVDEQDQPVAAGVEGEIQVKGDQVFSGYENNAEEDDKSFTPDGFFRTGDLGMLTLRGELVITGRSKEIIVLASGENVDPSRIESAITRLPFISDAVLVGQDKKGLGALVVADFDKLREFAASKLDMIIESTEHLRSNHHLLEKVKAEMNRMLNSKKGFKPFEKLQNIHFLEGEFKPGEELTNTLKKKRHVIEKKYHELISKLLK, from the coding sequence ATGCACAGATATAGCGATATAAATTACGGTACACTGTTCGAAATGTTCCTGCACAGTCGTTCCCAATATGCCGAGCAGATCGCCTTTGTTTATCGCGCAGCGGGGAGCGAATTCAGCGTCAGTTATGAAAAGCTCTACGAAGATGTTGTGATCCTGACGCGGGCCTTTGTCGAGCGGGGCATGAAAAAGGGGAGCCGGGTGATGATCCTGTCGGACAACCGCTACGGCTGGATTGTGACCGATATGGCCCTGGTCGCCCTCGGCGCGGTGAGTGTGCCGCGCGGTAGCGACACCCCGACGAGCGAGTTGGAATTTATCCTCGATCATTCGGCCTGCGAATTTCTGGTGATTGAAACCTCGGCGCTGCTCAAGGCCCACGAAGAGATGTTAAAGCGCAAAAAAATGCGCGCTATCTTTCTGATTGAAGGGGAGAAGACTCACCGCTGGTTTGATAACGTCTACAGCTATAACGACTTGCTCGAAGACCGGCGACTGACTGTGGATGAACTGGAAGTCTTTGCCGCGCGCTGCTTGCATTTGACTCAGGACGATCTTTTTACCCTGATCTACACCAGTGGCACCACCGGGGTTCCCAAGGGGGTGCGTCTAACCCACCGCAATATCATGTACAACGTGCGGAATCTGCCGCACCTGGTCGGTCTACGCGAGACTGACCGCTTTGTCTCGATCCTGCCGAGCTGGCACATTTTTGAGCGGGCGGTGGAATATCTCGCCCTCTCACAAGGCTGCTGTACGGTTTATTCCACGGTCAAGACCTTTGCCGCTGACCTGGAAAGCTATCGCCCGACGCTGGTGGCGACGGTCCCGCGCTTGTGGGAATCACTCCATGCCCGGGTCAACGGGACCCTTGAAAAAGAAAATCCCCGCCGCGCAAAAATTTTCCGGACCCTGGTCGCCATTTCGACAGCAACTAACCGCCAGCGGCGTATTCTGCGTGATCAACTGCCGATTTTCACCCAACAACCTTTCTTCAGACGTTGGCTGCGGAAGCTGCGGGCACTGTCCTGTCTGCTGTTACTGGTCCTGCCGGATAAGCTGGCCAAGTCACGTCTGCTGGCGGTGCAAGAGAAATTCGGTGGCCGTCTGCGCATGGCGATCAGCGGCGGCGGGAGTTTGCCTCCCTGGCTTGACGAGTGGATCGACGCCGTCGGCATTCGGATCGTTAACGCCTATGGCATGACCGAGTGTGCACCGGCCATCGCCGGGCGCGCCCTCAACTGCGAAACCTTCAGCACCCTCGGACTGCCGGTGGCCGACACCGAACTACGAATTGTCGATGAACAGGATCAGCCGGTTGCTGCCGGAGTTGAAGGCGAAATTCAGGTGAAGGGCGACCAGGTCTTTTCCGGTTACGAAAATAATGCCGAAGAAGATGACAAATCCTTTACCCCCGATGGCTTCTTCCGCACCGGCGACCTCGGGATGTTGACCCTGCGTGGTGAACTGGTGATTACGGGGCGCTCCAAAGAGATTATCGTGCTGGCCAGCGGCGAAAATGTTGACCCCAGCCGCATCGAGTCAGCGATTACGCGTCTGCCGTTTATCAGTGACGCGGTCCTGGTCGGGCAGGATAAAAAAGGGCTCGGAGCGCTGGTGGTTGCCGACTTCGATAAGCTGCGCGAGTTCGCTGCCAGCAAGCTGGATATGATCATTGAGAGTACCGAGCATCTGCGCAGCAATCATCATCTGCTCGAAAAGGTCAAGGCCGAGATGAATCGCATGCTGAACAGCAAGAAAGGCTTCAAGCCGTTCGAGAAGTTACAGAATATCCATTTTCTCGAGGGTGAGTTCAAACCTGGGGAAGAGTTGACCAATACCCTGAAGAAAAAACGTCACGTCATTGAAAAAAAATATCACGAGCTGATTAGCAAACTCCTGAAATAG
- a CDS encoding AAA family ATPase, with protein MQLPHRDLILQIIDNLTHDILQGKVRALRIAMICLLSGGHLLIEDIPGLGKTSLALALSKILGLSFGRVQCTSDLLPSDITGLSIFDREKNNFRFIEGPIFSNLVLLDEVNRTMPKTQSAMLEAMEERRVTLEGKTYSLPDPFMVIATQNPAEQIGTFALPESQLDRFLAATGIGYPPPELERQIIQHGSIRHQLDRIEPLLGRAQILETREAVAEITLGTKVAGFIYDLVEASRQHPLVLAGISTRGGINLADAARAEAYLKGRNYVVPEDVQAIALPVTAHRLILKTEYETQNKQEIIRSLLQKLPVPMA; from the coding sequence ATGCAGCTCCCGCACCGCGACCTGATTCTGCAAATTATCGACAATCTGACGCATGATATTCTCCAGGGAAAGGTGCGTGCACTGCGCATCGCGATGATCTGCCTGCTCTCAGGCGGACACCTGCTGATCGAGGATATCCCCGGTCTGGGCAAGACCAGCCTGGCCCTGGCCCTGTCGAAGATTCTCGGCCTGAGCTTCGGTCGCGTTCAGTGCACCAGCGACCTGCTCCCCTCTGACATAACCGGTCTATCAATTTTCGATCGCGAAAAGAACAATTTTCGTTTCATCGAAGGCCCGATCTTCAGCAACCTGGTGCTGCTCGATGAAGTCAACCGGACCATGCCAAAAACCCAGAGTGCCATGCTCGAAGCGATGGAAGAACGTCGGGTTACCCTCGAAGGGAAAACCTATAGCCTCCCGGACCCCTTCATGGTGATTGCCACCCAGAATCCGGCGGAACAGATCGGCACCTTTGCCCTGCCGGAGTCTCAACTCGACCGTTTTCTGGCCGCGACCGGTATCGGCTATCCACCGCCCGAGCTTGAACGGCAGATTATTCAGCATGGCAGCATCCGACACCAACTCGACCGGATCGAACCATTGCTCGGCCGCGCCCAGATTCTTGAAACCCGCGAGGCTGTGGCAGAGATCACCCTCGGGACGAAGGTTGCGGGGTTCATCTACGACCTGGTCGAGGCGAGCCGTCAACATCCTCTGGTTTTAGCGGGAATTTCAACCCGCGGCGGGATCAACCTGGCCGATGCCGCCCGCGCTGAGGCCTACTTAAAGGGACGTAATTATGTTGTTCCTGAAGATGTCCAGGCGATCGCGCTGCCGGTGACGGCTCACCGCCTGATTCTGAAAACCGAATACGAAACCCAGAACAAACAGGAGATCATCCGATCGCTGCTCCAAAAACTGCCCGTTCCTATGGCCTAA